The Tessaracoccus aquimaris sequence GCTCGTCCACGAGGCGGCGGAGCCGTCGGGTGAGCACCTCCCGGATCGCGGCGACGTCGTTGCTGCCCTCGAAGCCCTTGATGATGAAGCGGCGGTACTCGCTCTTGCGCGGCATACCGTCCTCGAAGACCACCATCGAGCCGACGACCTCGGTGCCCATGGTGTGCGAGATGTCGTAGCACTCGATCCGCAGCGGAGGCTCGGACAGGTCGAGGGCCTCTGCGACCTCCTCAAGGGCGAGGTTGCGGGTCGTCAGGTCCGTGGCGCGGCGCAGCTTGGCCTGATCGAGGGCCAGTTCCGCGTTCTTGACGACCGTGTCGAGCAGCGCCCGCTTCTCCCCCCGCAGCGGCACCTTGATCGTCACGTTGCTGCCTCGGCGGACGGTCAGGTGCGCCGCGACGGTGTCCTCCGCCTCGATGGAGGAGAAGACGTGCGGCGGGATCTCGAGGTCGTCGGTGTACAGCTGCTCGAGGAAGGCCTCCAAGAGTTCTGTGAGGGGGCGGTCGTCGGCCCGGTCGGCGATCCAGCCGCGCTCCCCCAGGATCCGGCCGTCGACGACGTGGAAGACCTGCACGGCGACCTGCTGGCCGTCGTCGGCGAGCCCCACAATGTCGGCGCGGAGCCCGTCGCTCAGCACGACGGAGTTCTTCTCCTGCACCTTCCTGAGCGCTGCGAGCGAGTCGCGCAGCACCGCTGCCCGCTCGAAGTTGAGGTCGGCGGAGGCCTGGTACATCTCCCGCTCGATCCTGCCGATGATGCCGCCGGTGTTGCCCGCCATGAACGAGCAGAAGTCCTCGGCGATCTCGCGGTGCTCCTCCGGCGTGACCCGGCCGACGCACGGCGCCGAGCACTTGCCGATGTCGCCGAGCAGGCAGGGGCGACCCGACGACCTGGCCCGGTTGAACACCCCCTGCGTGCAGGAGCGCATCGGGAACACCCGCAGCAGCAGGTCGACCGTCTCGCGGATCGCCCACGCCTGGCCGAACGGCCCGAAGTAGCGGGTGCCGCGCTTCTTGGCGCCGCGACCGACGAACACGCGCGGGAACTCCTCGCTCATCGTGACGGCGAGCCACGGGTACGACTTGTCGTCTCGGTACTTGACGTTGAAGCGCGGGTCGAACTGCTGGATCCAGGTGTACTCGAGTTGCAGCGCCTCCAGTTCGTTGGCCACCACCGTCCACTCGACCTTGTTGGCGGTGCGCACCATCGTCTGGGTGCGGAAGTGCAGCG is a genomic window containing:
- the uvrC gene encoding excinuclease ABC subunit UvrC, which codes for MADPATYRPRPGAIPTDPGVYRFFDAFGNVIYVGKAKNLRQRLNSYFADPSALHFRTQTMVRTANKVEWTVVANELEALQLEYTWIQQFDPRFNVKYRDDKSYPWLAVTMSEEFPRVFVGRGAKKRGTRYFGPFGQAWAIRETVDLLLRVFPMRSCTQGVFNRARSSGRPCLLGDIGKCSAPCVGRVTPEEHREIAEDFCSFMAGNTGGIIGRIEREMYQASADLNFERAAVLRDSLAALRKVQEKNSVVLSDGLRADIVGLADDGQQVAVQVFHVVDGRILGERGWIADRADDRPLTELLEAFLEQLYTDDLEIPPHVFSSIEAEDTVAAHLTVRRGSNVTIKVPLRGEKRALLDTVVKNAELALDQAKLRRATDLTTRNLALEEVAEALDLSEPPLRIECYDISHTMGTEVVGSMVVFEDGMPRKSEYRRFIIKGFEGSNDVAAIREVLTRRLRRLVDERASDVHVDATTGAAAKFAYAPGLIVVDGGQPQVNVAAEVLREFGLENEIALSGLAKRLEEVWLPGEDYPVILPRASEGLYLLQRLRDEAHRFAITHHRSRRAKHVVESLLDGVPGLGELRRKALLTYFGSMRKLRQATVEEIAEVPGFGPTLAAAVKEAVADTGGEAINLTTGEVTEI